In the genome of Streptomyces sp. SLBN-118, the window TTCAGCTTTCCGCCGGCGAAGGTGAAGGTGGGCTTGGCGGACAGCGAGAGCGCGGGGTCCGGGAGCGGACGCAGAGCCTGTGCAACCGCAAAGACGATCAGGAGCAGGGCGACGAGCGGCGTCCAGATCTTGATCCGCCGCAGGACGGTACGGACGGGCGTCTGGGGCGGCGGCGGGGTGTTCGTGAGCTCGGCGAGAAGATCCAGCGGCGGCAGCGGCGGCATGGGCTGCTGCTTGGTCCGCTCGGCTTCGGACAGCGAGGCGGGCGCGGACTCCGGCGCGGGTGCTCCGGGCTTGCTCGGGGTGGGCGTCCGTACGTCCTCGGTCCGCAGCGGCACAAAGGTGCTGCTGCGCCCGGCGGGGGGCTCGGGGGGGCGGGGCGCCGCGGGCACCTTGAGCGCGGTGGTCGGCTGGTCGACGGCGGGCCGCCGCGTGGTCTTGAAGACGGCGGTGGCTTGATCGACGGCGGGCTTGGCCGGGATGGCCGGGGTCTTTGCTTCCGCGGATTCGGGATCGGGCGGGGCGGCTTTTTCCTTGTCGCTGCCCTTGTCGCTTCCCTTGCCGCTGGCCTTGTCCTCGTCGGCCTCGTCGGCCGGCTTCAGGGCGGGCGCGTCGGCGTCGTCCTCTGCGGACGGGGCGGTGGCTTCGTCGTCCGCCTCGGGCTCGGGCTCGGGCTCCTCGTCGACCTCGGCCGCAGCCTCCGGCTCGGGCTCAGCAGGTGTGGACTTTGCGTCTGCGGACACGTCCTGGTCGCCCGCAGGCGCCTCGTCACGCTCTTCCACGTCCGACGAGTCGGCGGCAGCTTCCTCGGCGGCCTGAGAGGCGTCCTCGTCCGCGTCAGCGTCCTCGTCCGCGTCAGCGATCTCGTCCCCGTGAGCGTCCTGCGCGCCGCCGGGCCCATTGGAACCGGCGGCGTCCGGAGTCCCGCCGGTATCCGAGTCCTCCGCCACCTCCGGTGCCCCCGCCTCATCCGCGGCCTCAGCCTCATCGGCGTCCGCGCCGTCGGCAGCCGGAGCGGCCTGCATGTCCGCCTCCCCGGCCGGCGCGGCGTCCCCGTCCCCGCCGGCCACCCAGGCCGCCACCGCGGCCCGCAGCCTCGCGTCGTTCTCCGCGGAACCCGACTCCGTGCCCGGCTCGGCCTCCGGCCCGGAGTCCTTCCGTTCCGCCGGCAGCTTGAAGACCGCCGTCGCCTGGTCCACCTGGGGAGCCGTCGCCCCCGGAGATGCCTGCCGGAACACGGCGAGCCGCGGGTCGCGCTCACCCGGAGTCGTCCCCCCCGACGACTTCCGCTGCTCCGACTTGTCGGGGGACTCGCCCGCCACCGTGCCTCCTCCATGAGTCATGCGTCACGCGTTCCTGAGCCATACGTACGTACCCACAGGCATCGTCACGCGACAGCCCGTGTTGTCCGAACCATCTACCAGTGTCCTGTGTGAGAGCCCTGCTCCCGGGCCTAGACGAGAACGACATACCTGCCGGTTCCCGAAGAAAGCACCCAGGCGCTCTCGACAGACCAATGTGAGAGGGGTCACCCTGTCGTACATCCACGCGGGGAGGCATGGATGGGCAGGAGCCGCAGAACACTTCCGGAGGAGCTTCTGTTGCTCGCTCTGGACCCGGCCACGGGTACCACAGCGCAGCCGCAGTCGCTCGACATCGGCCTGGCCGGAGCCCAGCTAGTAGAGCTGGCTCTGGCAGGACGGATAGCCCCAGACGGGGATCGTATCGCCGTGGTGATGCCACGG includes:
- a CDS encoding D-alanyl-D-alanine carboxypeptidase family protein, which encodes MTHGGGTVAGESPDKSEQRKSSGGTTPGERDPRLAVFRQASPGATAPQVDQATAVFKLPAERKDSGPEAEPGTESGSAENDARLRAAVAAWVAGGDGDAAPAGEADMQAAPAADGADADEAEAADEAGAPEVAEDSDTGGTPDAAGSNGPGGAQDAHGDEIADADEDADADEDASQAAEEAAADSSDVEERDEAPAGDQDVSADAKSTPAEPEPEAAAEVDEEPEPEPEADDEATAPSAEDDADAPALKPADEADEDKASGKGSDKGSDKEKAAPPDPESAEAKTPAIPAKPAVDQATAVFKTTRRPAVDQPTTALKVPAAPRPPEPPAGRSSTFVPLRTEDVRTPTPSKPGAPAPESAPASLSEAERTKQQPMPPLPPLDLLAELTNTPPPPQTPVRTVLRRIKIWTPLVALLLIVFAVAQALRPLPDPALSLSAKPTFTFAGGKLNMPWPGEGQGAVEVEGVGSIGTYGAQKPAPIASVAKTMTAYVILQEHPISGKQVGEKITVDQKAEDESKIDDESTAQISKGQQFTEKQMLQLLMIPSGNNAARLLARWDSTSEAEFVKKMNAAAKRLGMTNTTYTDPSGLKATTVSTPQDQLKLARAVLQNDIFRTIVDTPNITIPGIEKRIENNNTILLEPGVSGIKTGSSTPAGGNLLWTANTVVDGQKRRIVGAVMGAQNATLLHEKLTLAVKTYSLSLIKAAQEGVTSATVIKKGEVVGHIDDGLGGQVAVVATKDLKAVGWAGLQVQIAINDAGNKIPHSAKAGTVVGQVSVGSGTGKVNAPVALQRDLAEPGFGDKLIRLG